A genomic stretch from Azospirillum lipoferum 4B includes:
- a CDS encoding multicopper oxidase family protein produces MPHRLAALLSRRALLRAGGAAVAATALGGTGVAAPAAGALKPGLGGPAPITSTGDLVEVELVAKQRLQRILPEPAEPSPLITYADSFPGPIIRMRKGQRLRATLVNGLDEHTSIHWHGIRLPNLEDGVPYLTQPPTKPGERHVYEFTPPDAGSFFFHPHCNTVELLGRGLAGVLIVEEPDAPKFDADIVCLVKDWILDKSGSFGTFITDRGAARAGTFGSVSTVNGAIDPVIEVPTNGDIRARFYNVDSTRVVDLRVEGAEAWIVAVDGNPLPPRPLDGWPMGPAMRIDVLFRAPAKAGQTLRLTNVYSAEPRPLATFRAVGPALPNKRFKPRALPASAIPEPDLKDAPVIPMAFSATAVAQSFEPAILAGLPYADSLCLSAKTFWAINQQSWPEGGHEHLPPPLVTLEKGRSYIFELANLTPHLHPIHIHGYTFKVLSSDGRKVVPHHADTVLLEPKERLRVAIKADNPGDWMFHCHIIEHQDTGMMGYIRVA; encoded by the coding sequence ATGCCGCACCGCCTCGCCGCACTCCTGTCCCGCCGTGCCCTTCTACGCGCCGGGGGAGCCGCCGTCGCGGCGACGGCACTGGGCGGCACCGGGGTCGCCGCACCGGCTGCCGGTGCCCTGAAGCCCGGCCTTGGCGGACCGGCGCCGATCACTTCCACCGGCGATCTGGTCGAAGTGGAACTGGTCGCCAAGCAGCGCCTTCAGCGCATCCTGCCGGAGCCTGCCGAACCGTCGCCGCTGATCACCTACGCCGACAGCTTCCCCGGTCCGATCATCCGCATGCGCAAGGGCCAGCGGCTGCGCGCCACCCTGGTCAACGGATTGGACGAGCACACCTCGATCCACTGGCACGGCATCCGCCTGCCGAACCTGGAAGACGGTGTGCCCTACCTGACCCAGCCGCCGACCAAGCCCGGCGAGCGCCATGTCTATGAATTCACCCCGCCCGACGCCGGATCCTTCTTCTTCCATCCCCATTGCAACACCGTGGAGCTGCTGGGCCGCGGCCTAGCCGGCGTGCTGATCGTGGAGGAGCCGGACGCGCCGAAGTTCGACGCCGACATCGTCTGTCTGGTCAAGGACTGGATACTGGACAAGTCCGGCAGCTTCGGCACCTTCATCACCGACCGCGGCGCCGCCCGCGCCGGCACCTTCGGCAGCGTGTCGACCGTCAACGGCGCCATCGATCCGGTGATCGAGGTCCCGACCAACGGCGACATCCGCGCCCGCTTCTACAACGTCGACAGCACCCGCGTCGTCGACCTGCGGGTGGAGGGGGCGGAGGCCTGGATCGTCGCGGTCGACGGCAACCCGCTGCCGCCCCGCCCGTTGGACGGCTGGCCGATGGGACCGGCGATGCGCATCGACGTGCTGTTCCGCGCCCCGGCCAAGGCCGGCCAGACCCTGCGGCTGACCAACGTCTATTCCGCCGAGCCCAGGCCGCTCGCCACCTTCCGCGCCGTCGGCCCCGCACTGCCCAACAAGCGCTTCAAGCCGCGCGCCCTGCCCGCCTCCGCCATTCCCGAGCCGGATCTGAAGGACGCGCCGGTCATCCCGATGGCCTTCTCCGCCACCGCGGTGGCGCAGAGCTTCGAGCCGGCGATCCTGGCCGGGCTGCCCTATGCCGACTCGCTCTGCCTGTCGGCGAAGACCTTCTGGGCAATCAACCAGCAGAGCTGGCCGGAGGGCGGGCACGAGCATCTGCCGCCGCCGCTGGTCACGCTGGAGAAGGGCCGGAGCTACATCTTCGAGCTGGCCAACCTGACGCCGCACCTGCACCCGATCCACATCCACGGCTATACCTTCAAGGTGCTGTCGTCGGACGGCCGCAAGGTGGTGCCCCACCATGCCGACACCGTCCTGCTGGAGCCGAAGGAACGCCTGCGCGTCGCCATCAAGGCCGACAACCCCGGCGACTGGATGTTCCACTGCCACATCATCGAACACCAGGACACCGGCATGATGGGATACATCCGCGTTGCTTGA
- a CDS encoding di-heme oxidoredictase family protein: MQTLDPRLRGDDVPNWKSAVHSIAFAALFLLLAPAAQAADSLDNRIGEALFRRMWVAAPTATQAADGLGPLYNARSCATCHPRGGGGRPPDPAVEGDQGVGYAIKLNDDPVYGRQIQSNAILGQVIEGRPRVTYREETVRFPDGETVRLRHPTPVVEDLGYGPLAQATAMSARVPPRVHGMGLLDRIPAEAIEAEAARQAASGGPVAGRVNHVTVDGKRQVGRFGWKAMHPTLDHQDSEAFSLDIGMSTPAYPEPWGDCTPAQTACRNAPHGDSKQFEGLEIPSTVIGLIDGYLRDLPPDGSLEAPKDKAGTTLFADTGCAACHRPSWRTGEDPAHPALSNRDIFPHSDMLLHDLGPALGDALPMGEARGSDWRTTPLWGLNRLAARDGQLSLLHDGRARSVTEAILWHGGEAAGAKDRFMTLPAAERKRLVRYVLGL, encoded by the coding sequence ATGCAGACCCTGGATCCCCGCCTTCGCGGGGATGACGTCCCGAATTGGAAGAGTGCCGTCCATTCGATTGCATTTGCCGCCCTGTTCCTGCTGCTCGCCCCCGCGGCGCAGGCCGCCGACAGCCTCGACAACCGCATCGGCGAGGCTCTGTTCCGCCGCATGTGGGTGGCGGCACCCACCGCGACCCAGGCGGCGGACGGCCTCGGTCCGCTCTACAACGCGCGGTCCTGCGCCACCTGCCATCCGCGTGGCGGCGGCGGCCGTCCGCCAGACCCGGCGGTGGAGGGGGACCAGGGCGTCGGCTATGCGATCAAGCTGAACGACGACCCGGTCTATGGCCGGCAGATCCAGTCGAACGCCATCCTCGGGCAGGTAATCGAAGGACGCCCCCGCGTCACCTACCGGGAGGAGACGGTGCGCTTCCCCGACGGCGAGACCGTCCGGCTGCGCCACCCCACCCCGGTCGTCGAGGATCTCGGCTATGGACCGCTGGCCCAGGCGACGGCGATGTCCGCCCGTGTGCCGCCGCGCGTCCATGGCATGGGCCTGCTCGACCGCATCCCGGCCGAAGCCATCGAGGCCGAGGCGGCGCGGCAGGCGGCGTCCGGTGGACCGGTGGCCGGACGGGTGAACCATGTGACGGTGGACGGCAAGCGTCAGGTCGGCCGCTTCGGCTGGAAGGCGATGCATCCCACGCTCGACCACCAGGATTCGGAGGCCTTCAGCCTCGACATCGGCATGTCGACCCCGGCCTATCCGGAGCCATGGGGCGACTGCACCCCGGCCCAGACCGCCTGCCGCAACGCCCCGCACGGCGACTCCAAGCAGTTCGAGGGGCTGGAGATCCCCAGCACGGTGATCGGCCTGATCGACGGCTATCTGCGCGACCTGCCGCCCGACGGCAGCCTGGAGGCGCCGAAGGACAAGGCCGGCACCACGCTTTTCGCCGACACCGGCTGCGCCGCCTGCCACCGCCCGTCCTGGCGCACGGGGGAGGACCCGGCGCATCCGGCCCTGTCCAACCGCGACATCTTCCCGCACAGCGACATGCTGCTGCACGACCTCGGCCCCGCCCTGGGCGACGCATTGCCGATGGGCGAGGCGCGCGGAAGCGACTGGCGCACCACGCCGCTGTGGGGGCTGAACCGGCTCGCGGCCAGGGACGGCCAGCTGTCGCTGCTGCATGACGGGCGGGCCCGCAGCGTGACCGAAGCCATCCTGTGGCACGGCGGCGAGGCGGCGGGGGCGAAGGACCGCTTCATGACCCTGCCGGCGGCGGAGCGGAAACGGCTGGTGCGCTACGTGCTGGGTTTGTAA
- a CDS encoding imelysin family protein gives MRRRIVLGLMSAAAAVAALLPRTPAFAARQSDKDSSFLAGMVRTHALLRFDALVTAATAYADTLDRFAAGPSATGLEEARTAHTRVTDAWASVQHLRPGPLTVNLRADRLSFWPERAGVVQRQIGQILRDQDPKLLQPGALARQSAAVQGLTVLERLLFDENVTVESFTGSDAKHFRGLLAAAAARNVAAIATDARDGWKELEAPLAAGQATVLGPTASEAVNTLYASAITAMQVIIDQKLMAPLGTGIEDAKPTVVEALRSGRALRNIVLNLEGLRALLMGEHGGPGFVSLLPPGDDGATARQAIDESFAAAIGAVEAVPGPLNKAVTDPAARKKADGALRLIKAARVEMLGTLAPLLDITLGFNELDGD, from the coding sequence ATGCGACGCCGCATAGTGCTTGGACTGATGTCGGCGGCTGCCGCCGTGGCGGCGCTGCTGCCCCGGACCCCGGCCTTCGCCGCCCGCCAGTCGGACAAGGACAGCTCCTTCCTGGCCGGCATGGTCCGCACCCACGCCCTGCTCCGCTTCGATGCGCTGGTGACCGCAGCCACCGCCTATGCCGACACGCTCGACCGCTTCGCCGCCGGCCCCAGCGCCACCGGGCTGGAGGAAGCGCGGACGGCCCACACCCGCGTCACCGACGCCTGGGCCAGCGTGCAGCATCTGCGGCCGGGTCCGTTGACCGTGAACCTGCGCGCCGACCGCCTGTCCTTCTGGCCGGAACGGGCGGGCGTGGTCCAGCGCCAGATCGGCCAGATCCTGCGCGACCAGGACCCGAAGCTGCTGCAGCCGGGCGCGCTTGCCCGCCAGAGCGCCGCCGTGCAGGGCCTGACCGTGCTGGAACGGCTGCTGTTCGACGAGAACGTCACGGTGGAGAGCTTCACCGGCAGCGACGCCAAGCACTTCCGCGGGCTGCTCGCCGCCGCTGCCGCCCGCAACGTCGCCGCCATCGCGACCGATGCGCGCGACGGCTGGAAGGAGTTGGAGGCGCCGCTGGCCGCCGGTCAGGCGACCGTCCTTGGCCCCACCGCGTCGGAGGCCGTGAACACGCTCTATGCCTCCGCCATCACCGCCATGCAGGTGATCATCGACCAGAAGCTGATGGCCCCGCTCGGCACCGGCATCGAGGATGCCAAGCCGACGGTGGTCGAGGCCCTGCGCAGCGGCCGGGCGCTCCGCAACATCGTGCTGAACCTGGAAGGGCTGCGCGCCCTGCTGATGGGCGAGCATGGCGGGCCGGGTTTCGTCTCCCTGCTGCCGCCGGGCGATGACGGGGCGACCGCCCGGCAGGCGATCGATGAGAGCTTCGCCGCCGCCATCGGCGCGGTGGAGGCGGTGCCCGGTCCGCTGAACAAGGCGGTGACCGATCCCGCCGCCCGCAAGAAGGCCGACGGCGCCCTGCGCCTGATCAAGGCGGCGCGGGTGGAGATGCTGGGCACGCTCGCCCCGCTGCTGGACATCACGCTGGGCTTCAACGAACTGGATGGGGACTGA